Within Enterobacter sp. RHBSTW-00175, the genomic segment TATTCCGGACTACAGCACTGCCGCACCAGGCAGCGATGTCGGGCCGTTTATCATGCAGCCTGAAGGGATGGGACGCTTGTTTGCTATCGATAAGATGGCGGAAGGGCCGTTCCCGGAACACTACGAACCGTTTGAAACGCCGCTGGGTACCAACCCGCTGCACCCGAACGTGGTCTCTAACCCGGCAGCCCGTATCTTCAAGGGCGATCTCGAAGCGCTGGGTAAAAAAGACAAGTTCCCGTATGTGGGTACAACCTATCGTCTGACCGAGCACTTCCACTACTGGACCAAGCACGCGCTGCTTAACGCCATCGCGCAGCCGGAACAGTTTGTAGAGATCGGCGAGAAGCTGGCGAACAAGCTCGGCATTGCCCACGGCGATACCGTGAAAGTCTCCTCTAACCGCGGCTATATCAAGGCCAAGGCAGTGGTGACCAAGCGTATTCGCACGCTGAACGTTCACGGTCAGCAGGTGGACACCATTGGTATTCCTATCCACTGGGGTTACGAGGGCGTGGCGAAGAAAGGGTTTATTGCTAACACCCTGACGCCGTTCGTCGGTGATGCGAACACGCAGACGCCGGAGTTTAAGGCCTTCCTCGTGAACGTGGAAAAGGTGTAACGGAGACGACTTATGGCTTATCAATCGCAAGACATTATTCGTCGTTCCGCGACTAACGGTTTCACTCCCGCGCCTCAGGCGCGGGACCACCAGCAGGAAGTGGCGAAGCTTATCGACGTGACTACCTGTATCGGCTGTAAAGCCTGTCAGGTGGCGTGTTCGGAGTGGAACGACCTCCGTGATGAAGTCGGTCACAACGTCGGGGTGTACGACAACCCGGCGGACCTGACCGCAAAATCCTGGACGGTAATGCGTTTCTCGGAAGTGGAGCAGAACGACAAACTGGAATGGCTTATCCGCAAAGACGGCTGTATGCACTGTGCGGATCCGGGCTGCCTGAAGGCGTGCCCGTCAGAAGGGGCTATCATTCAGTATGCCAACGGCATCGTCGACTTCCAGTCCGAACAGTGCATTGGCTGCGGCTACTGCATCGCCGGCTGCCCGTTCGACGTACCGCGACTGAACCCGGAAGACAACCGCGTCTACAAATGTACGCTGTGCGTTGACCGCGTAACCGTCGGCCAGGAGCCAGCCTGCGTGAAGACCTGCCCAACCGGTGCTATCCACTTTGGCTCTAAAGAGGATATGAAAACGCTGGCGGCAGAACGCGTGGGCGAACTGAAAACCCGTGGTTACGACAACGCAGGCCTGTACGATCCGGCCGGTGTTGGCGGTACGCACGTGATGTACGTGCTGCACCACGCCGACAAGCCGAATCTGTACCACGGCCTGCCGGAGAACCCGGAAATCAGCGCTACTGTTAAGTTCTGGAAAGGCATCTGGAAACCGCTGGCAGCGGTCGGGTTTGCTGCCACCTTCGCAGCAAGCATCTTCCACTACGTCGGTGTCGGCCCGAACCGCGCGGAAGAAGAAGACGATAACCTGCATGAAGAGAAAGACGAGGTGCGCAAATGAGAAAACGTGACACCATCGTGCGCTATACCGCGCCGGAGCGAATCAACCACTGGGTCACCGCCTTCTGCTTCATGCTGGCGGCGATAAGCGGACTGGGGTTCTTCTTCCCGTCCTTCAACTGGCTGATGCAGATCATGGGGACACCACAGCTGGCGCGTATATTGCACCCGTTTGTTGGCGTCATCATGTTCGCGTCGTTCATCATCATGTTTTTCCGATACTGGCACCATAACCTAATCAATCGGGATGATATCTTTTGGGCGAAGAATATTCGTAAGATCGTCGTCAACGAGGAAGTGGGTGATACCGGGCGTTATAACTTCGGCCAGAAATGCGTTTTCTGGGCGGCGATTATCTTCCTGGTACTGTTGCTGGTGAGTGGTGTGATCATCTGGCGTCCGTATTTTGCGCCTGCTTTCTCAATCCCGGTGATCCGATTTGCGCTGATGCTGCATTCATTTGCCGCAGTGGCGTTAATTGTGGTTATCATGGTGCATATTTACGCCGCCCTTTGGGTGAAAGGCACCATTACCGCGATGGTGGAAGGATGGGTAACCAATACGTGGGCGAAGAAACATCACCCGCGCTGGTACCGTGAGGTCCGAAAGACAACGGAAAAGAAAACTGAATGAGTATTCGCATAATCCCGCAAGATGAGCTGGGTTCGAGCGAGAAACGCACGGCGGAATATATTCCGCCGTTGTTATTCCCCAGACTCAAGAACCTCTATAACCGCCGCGCAGAGCGTCTGCGCGAGCTGGCAGAGAACAATCCTCTGGGCGACTTTTTGCGCTTTGCCGCGCTGATTGCCCACGCACAGGAAGTGGTGCTTTACGACCATCCTCTGCAAATGGATCTCACCGCGCGCATCAAAGAAGCCAACGAGCAGGGTAAACCGCCGCTGGATATTCACGTGTTGCCGCGCGACAAGCACTGGCGCAAGCTGCTGCATTCGCTGATTGCCGAGCTTAAGCCGGAGATGAGCGGCACTGCGCTGGCGGTGATCGAGAACCTGGAAAAAGCCTCTGATATGGAGCTGGAAGAGATGGCGAGCGCGCTGTTTGCTTCTGACTTTACGCTTGTCAGCAGCGATAAAGCCCCGTTTATCTGGGCTGCGCTGTCGCTCTACTGGGCGCAAATGGCCAGCCTGATCCCAGGTAAAGCCCGCGCAGAATATGGCGAAGCACGTCAGTTCTGCCCGGTGTGCGGTTCAATGCCGGTGTCCAGCATGGTGCAGATCGGTACGTCCCAGGGGCTGCGCTACCTGCACTGCAACCTGTGTGAAACCGAATGGCACGTGGTGCGCGTGAAGTGCAGCAACTGCGAACAGACCCGCGATCTGAACTACTGGTCGCTGGAAAATGAAGAAGCGGCGGTGAAAGCGGAAAGCTGCGGCGACTGCGGGACCTACCTGAAGATTCTTTATCAGGAAAAAGACCCGAAAGTCGAAGCGGTGGCCGACGATCTCGCCTCGCTGATTCTGGACGCGAAGATGGAGCAGGAGGGCTTTGCCCGCAGCTCGATTAACCCGTTCCTGTTCCCGGGTGAAGGGGAGTAGTCTCCTTTGACAGTGCCGGGCGGCGCAAGCTTGCCCGGCCTACAGATGATAGGGTGAGACAACCCCAACAATTCCCGCAAAATCTTTCGTATTACGTGAAATCAACGGGCAATTTCTACTCTGGGCTGTGGCCAGAATGATGGCATCAGGCAGTTTCATCCCGTGCTCCTCACGGAGTAAAACGCTTCTTTCAGCGATTTCACGCGACACATCGATAATCTCAAAGGCACCCAATACAGCCGCCGTTTTTGCTTCATGACCGTGCCTGCGCGCGCCGACCATCACTTCCATCTATGTAATCAGGCTGATCGCCCGGTGCGATGCTGTGTTTTCAATCGCATTCGCTGCCTCAGTGCGATTATTAAAGAGATCGATAAGAATGTTGGTATCAAACACTGCCATGTGTTCCACAATTACCACTCCTCACGCAGCTTGCGTTCGTACTCCAGCCCATCTTCTTGCTGGTTGCCCCACAGACCCAGCGCATCACGAATAACCGAAGTGCTTTGCTGGTCGAGATACTGCTCTATCGCTTCTCGCAGCAATTCGGCACGAGGTTGATTCCGCAACTGTTTGAGGTTATCCAGCCGTTGAATGACGTCATCCGACAAATCGATCAGTATTCTGCCCATATCAAGGTTCACCAAAAGACTCATATATCATCCTAGTATATCACAAATGGTTAATTTTCAGGCAAAATACTCCTTGTCATTTTAAGGTCAAAGTTCATTTTAAAATTCGCGACCACTTTTGCGAGCCGCTTTCCAGAACCGAGTTCCCATGCAAATCCTCTATTTTCTTCCGCGATAATCCAGGTTATAACACTGTATATCCATACAGAAAAAAGGCATTCACATGGCGCTGGAAAAGGGTATAGATAAACTGGTTCAGGATTTTATTGCAGCAGGAAGGCCCTCTTCGAGTAGCCAGAGTATTGATGACCGGAGAGCGGGATATCTCGCCAGCACAGTGCTCGCAGGGGAGACAGAAACGCGCATAACGGTTGAAAAACTTGAACGTGAAGGTATGACTTTCCAGGTCTACTCACCAGGTAACGCGGCCAAATTACTGCCCACCGTTATTTATTATCACGGTGGCTGTTTTATCAGCGGTGGGTTTGAGACGCATGACAATCAGCTCCGCCAACTGGCGTATTACGGCAACTGTCGCGTGATTGCCATAAGATACCGACTGGCGCCAGAACATACCTTTCCGGCAGCACATGATGATGCAGAAAAAGGTGCAAACCTGGTACGGAAGTATGCGGATACGTTTGGGGTGGATACAAACCGGATCACCCTCTGCGGAGACAGTGCAGGAGGCCATCTGGCTCTGGTGACATCACTGCGGCTCAAGAAGGCAGGAGTCTGGTTACCCGCACAGCTGATTTTTATCTATCCCATGCTTGATGCTACCGCCAGGTCCGGGAGCTACACCCGCAATGGCCTGGATTATGTCATCACCCGCGATACGCTGTTGAGCGGCTTTGAAACGTATCTGGTTGATACCGAAAAGCTTCATCC encodes:
- the fdxH gene encoding formate dehydrogenase subunit beta — encoded protein: MAYQSQDIIRRSATNGFTPAPQARDHQQEVAKLIDVTTCIGCKACQVACSEWNDLRDEVGHNVGVYDNPADLTAKSWTVMRFSEVEQNDKLEWLIRKDGCMHCADPGCLKACPSEGAIIQYANGIVDFQSEQCIGCGYCIAGCPFDVPRLNPEDNRVYKCTLCVDRVTVGQEPACVKTCPTGAIHFGSKEDMKTLAAERVGELKTRGYDNAGLYDPAGVGGTHVMYVLHHADKPNLYHGLPENPEISATVKFWKGIWKPLAAVGFAATFAASIFHYVGVGPNRAEEEDDNLHEEKDEVRK
- the fdoI gene encoding formate dehydrogenase cytochrome b556 subunit: MRKRDTIVRYTAPERINHWVTAFCFMLAAISGLGFFFPSFNWLMQIMGTPQLARILHPFVGVIMFASFIIMFFRYWHHNLINRDDIFWAKNIRKIVVNEEVGDTGRYNFGQKCVFWAAIIFLVLLLVSGVIIWRPYFAPAFSIPVIRFALMLHSFAAVALIVVIMVHIYAALWVKGTITAMVEGWVTNTWAKKHHPRWYREVRKTTEKKTE
- the fdhE gene encoding formate dehydrogenase accessory protein FdhE; this translates as MSIRIIPQDELGSSEKRTAEYIPPLLFPRLKNLYNRRAERLRELAENNPLGDFLRFAALIAHAQEVVLYDHPLQMDLTARIKEANEQGKPPLDIHVLPRDKHWRKLLHSLIAELKPEMSGTALAVIENLEKASDMELEEMASALFASDFTLVSSDKAPFIWAALSLYWAQMASLIPGKARAEYGEARQFCPVCGSMPVSSMVQIGTSQGLRYLHCNLCETEWHVVRVKCSNCEQTRDLNYWSLENEEAAVKAESCGDCGTYLKILYQEKDPKVEAVADDLASLILDAKMEQEGFARSSINPFLFPGEGE
- a CDS encoding ribbon-helix-helix protein, CopG family, producing MSLLVNLDMGRILIDLSDDVIQRLDNLKQLRNQPRAELLREAIEQYLDQQSTSVIRDALGLWGNQQEDGLEYERKLREEW
- a CDS encoding alpha/beta hydrolase yields the protein MALEKGIDKLVQDFIAAGRPSSSSQSIDDRRAGYLASTVLAGETETRITVEKLEREGMTFQVYSPGNAAKLLPTVIYYHGGCFISGGFETHDNQLRQLAYYGNCRVIAIRYRLAPEHTFPAAHDDAEKGANLVRKYADTFGVDTNRITLCGDSAGGHLALVTSLRLKKAGVWLPAQLIFIYPMLDATARSGSYTRNGLDYVITRDTLLSGFETYLVDTEKLHPEASPLWRDDLSGLPPVHIITAEFDPLCDEGETLYQYLTEQGVVCTAQRWLGVIHGFFQLGGISQSARDVIRDIARRINPAQQ